A region from the Nostoc sp. HK-01 genome encodes:
- a CDS encoding GCN5-related N-acetyltransferase, with protein MTNKVALGQQIKIKKAEIKDAERIAILGEQLGYSLTNQQVEQRLDKVKNNYDHVVYVATLASDYVIGWAHAHICDLLIMPTQAILLGIVVDKDYRHHGIGRYLMQQIEQWAAMKQCDGVMLRSNIKRKEAHLFYKKLGYTNIKQSLAFYKQLV; from the coding sequence ATGACAAATAAAGTTGCTTTGGGTCAACAAATAAAAATTAAAAAAGCTGAGATTAAAGATGCAGAACGAATTGCTATTCTTGGCGAACAACTTGGATATTCTCTAACAAACCAACAAGTAGAGCAACGCCTTGATAAAGTTAAAAATAATTATGACCATGTTGTTTATGTTGCCACTTTAGCAAGTGACTATGTAATTGGTTGGGCGCACGCTCATATTTGTGATTTACTAATTATGCCAACTCAGGCAATTCTTTTAGGAATAGTGGTAGATAAAGATTATCGTCATCATGGAATTGGACGTTATTTAATGCAGCAAATTGAACAATGGGCTGCTATGAAACAATGTGATGGCGTTATGTTACGTTCTAATATTAAACGCAAAGAAGCACACTTATTTTATAAAAAACTTGGCTATACCAATATCAAACAATCACTAGCTTTTTATAAACAATTGGTTTAG
- a CDS encoding PBS lyase HEAT-like repeat protein, protein MNDDILPWLEMLRSPDVNDRLVAVKTLQHLGDDETVDALIIALQDEHIIVQKIAISALWEIANSVAVPALIECLSSADTDIRTEAASALNELVTQNDLLLLLDRLQTHDINTQINILVLLRKIHDIQSLPDILPFLQSNNPELREAAITTLRYLNQLEKCPQALNSIFDESAVVRRAAALTLGHLQDTEVITKLSHALINDSDWQVRRNAAKSLAIHANHQAIFALETALSDEHWQVRKAAAQALQKIPDLQVMPQLIQALTDEYADVRKEAVIALGNLAHPDVINPLQQALDDPDKEVAIQAQRAIQRI, encoded by the coding sequence ATGAATGATGATATACTACCTTGGTTAGAAATGCTGCGATCGCCTGATGTAAATGACCGTCTAGTAGCAGTCAAAACCTTACAACATCTCGGCGATGATGAAACAGTAGACGCACTCATCATTGCCTTACAAGATGAACATATTATTGTGCAAAAAATAGCCATATCTGCACTTTGGGAAATTGCCAATTCCGTGGCGGTTCCTGCTTTAATTGAATGTCTCAGTTCTGCCGATACAGATATTCGCACTGAAGCAGCATCAGCTTTAAACGAGTTAGTGACCCAAAATGATTTATTACTATTACTAGATAGGCTGCAAACTCATGATATAAATACGCAAATAAATATTTTAGTGCTTTTGCGTAAGATTCATGATATTCAATCGTTACCCGATATATTACCATTTTTACAATCAAATAATCCTGAATTAAGAGAAGCAGCAATTACTACATTGCGATATCTCAATCAACTAGAAAAATGCCCGCAAGCTTTGAATTCAATTTTTGATGAATCAGCAGTTGTGCGTCGTGCTGCTGCGTTAACTTTAGGACATTTACAAGATACAGAAGTAATTACTAAGCTTAGTCACGCACTAATTAATGATAGTGACTGGCAAGTTCGTCGTAATGCAGCTAAATCTCTAGCTATTCATGCAAATCATCAAGCGATTTTTGCATTAGAAACTGCTTTAAGTGATGAACATTGGCAAGTCAGGAAAGCAGCCGCACAAGCGTTACAAAAAATTCCAGATTTACAAGTTATGCCCCAATTAATTCAAGCATTAACAGATGAATATGCAGATGTTCGGAAAGAAGCTGTAATTGCCCTTGGGAATTTAGCTCATCCTGATGTTATTAATCCTCTGCAACAAGCTTTAGATGATCCTGATAAGGAGGTGGCGATTCAAGCACAACGAGCGATTCAAAGAATATAA
- a CDS encoding beta-lactamase domain-containing protein codes for MKPNSFTTYTPATIAIVGAGFSGSLVATHLLKTASQPLIIKLIERSSQIGKGIAYSTDTNCHLLNVSAGNMSAFAHDGGHLLRWLQHNQNELASFFAEEVNASSFIPRKVYGLYIQSILAEAEATAPSDVQLERLTDEVVGIEPKDKGAIISLRSGRCFTADKVVLALGNSPFTLPTDNSDSQNQSYRRNAWSTDALADLEPDAAVLLVGTGLTMVDMVLSLRDRQHQGKIYAVSRRGLFPQKHQASPPYSHQLTPESSPKTVRGWLHWLRTEVENAASQGYDWRAVIDSLRPITQQIWQKLPTLEQQRFLRHLTPYWDVHRHRIAQRVADVMREMLDSGQLIISSGRIQEYQLLPNGVAVTISGRKTQTNTVLHVKRVVNCTGVAADYRHSPHPLIDNLRSQRLIRPNSIGLGLDTNTQGALYTADDQVSTLLYTLGTPRKGDLWETIAVPELRIQAQQLSQTLLQSLPVRVRAIPVMSWLHSESRERNSAISHSTLLFRQFFDPESSSYTYLIADQQTGDAVLVDPVLEQVDRDLQSLDELGLKLRYCLETHLHADHITGAGKLREKTGCQVIVPINPAVTKADRSLVGGENIEVGAVIVEAIFTPGHTASHIAYLVNKTHLLSGDALLIRGCGRTDFQEGDPGTLYDVVTQKLFTLPDDTLVYPAHDYKGRTVSTIGEEKRLNPRFSDRSRSQFITIMNNLKLSYPQKMNAALPANEYCGDFIPQESLDLATSPVTDAELKQIELTVMTNTEIYNDYFAMYI; via the coding sequence ATGAAGCCTAATTCTTTCACTACTTATACTCCAGCCACAATAGCTATTGTTGGTGCAGGCTTTAGTGGTTCTCTAGTTGCTACGCACCTATTAAAAACTGCCAGCCAACCCCTCATTATCAAGCTGATTGAGCGCAGTTCTCAAATTGGCAAAGGCATTGCCTACAGCACAGATACCAACTGTCATTTGCTGAATGTTTCAGCAGGTAACATGAGTGCATTTGCTCATGATGGGGGACATCTGTTGCGCTGGCTTCAGCACAATCAAAATGAGTTAGCATCATTTTTTGCAGAAGAAGTTAATGCTAGTAGCTTCATCCCGCGTAAAGTTTACGGTTTATATATTCAGTCGATTTTGGCAGAAGCAGAAGCTACAGCACCTAGCGATGTGCAACTAGAACGCTTGACTGATGAAGTAGTCGGAATAGAACCAAAAGACAAAGGTGCGATCATTTCGTTGCGTAGTGGTCGCTGTTTTACGGCAGATAAAGTAGTTTTGGCATTAGGAAACTCGCCTTTTACACTGCCAACAGATAATTCAGATAGTCAAAATCAAAGTTATCGGCGAAATGCTTGGTCAACCGATGCACTAGCAGACCTTGAGCCTGATGCGGCTGTGTTGCTTGTGGGTACAGGGTTGACAATGGTAGATATGGTTTTATCTCTGCGCGATCGCCAGCATCAAGGTAAAATTTATGCTGTGTCTCGTCGAGGTTTATTTCCGCAAAAACATCAAGCATCTCCACCTTATTCCCACCAATTGACTCCCGAAAGCTCACCAAAAACAGTACGCGGTTGGTTACATTGGCTACGAACTGAGGTAGAAAATGCCGCATCTCAAGGTTACGATTGGCGAGCAGTGATTGATTCACTACGTCCCATTACTCAACAAATTTGGCAAAAATTACCGACCTTAGAACAGCAACGTTTTTTGCGACATTTGACACCCTATTGGGATGTACATCGTCACCGCATTGCTCAAAGAGTAGCAGATGTGATGAGAGAAATGCTGGATTCTGGTCAACTGATCATTTCTTCAGGAAGGATTCAGGAATATCAACTGTTACCAAATGGGGTAGCTGTAACTATATCTGGGCGCAAAACCCAGACAAATACTGTCTTACACGTCAAGCGGGTAGTGAATTGTACAGGGGTAGCCGCAGATTATCGCCACTCGCCTCATCCTTTGATTGACAATTTGCGATCGCAAAGATTAATTCGCCCTAATAGTATCGGTTTAGGCTTAGATACAAATACTCAAGGTGCTTTATATACAGCAGATGATCAAGTTTCCACCTTGCTTTATACCTTGGGAACTCCACGCAAGGGCGACTTATGGGAAACTATTGCAGTTCCCGAATTACGAATACAGGCACAGCAATTATCCCAGACGTTATTACAGTCATTACCAGTGCGTGTGCGTGCGATTCCTGTGATGTCTTGGTTGCATAGCGAGAGCCGCGAGCGCAATTCAGCAATATCCCACTCAACTTTACTATTTCGCCAATTCTTTGACCCAGAAAGCAGTAGCTATACTTACCTCATTGCAGATCAGCAGACAGGAGATGCGGTTTTAGTTGATCCTGTATTAGAGCAAGTTGACCGCGATTTGCAATCACTAGACGAACTGGGATTAAAACTCCGCTACTGTCTAGAAACTCATCTTCATGCAGATCACATCACAGGTGCAGGTAAACTCAGAGAAAAAACAGGTTGTCAGGTGATTGTTCCCATAAATCCGGCTGTGACAAAAGCCGATCGCTCCCTGGTTGGTGGTGAAAATATCGAGGTGGGAGCAGTTATTGTTGAAGCAATTTTTACACCAGGCCACACCGCCAGCCATATCGCATATTTAGTCAACAAAACCCATCTTTTAAGCGGCGATGCCTTATTGATTCGTGGTTGTGGACGTACAGATTTTCAAGAAGGTGATCCGGGAACTCTATATGATGTGGTCACACAAAAGTTATTCACCTTGCCAGATGATACCTTAGTCTATCCGGCTCACGACTACAAAGGACGTACAGTTTCCACCATTGGCGAAGAAAAACGCCTCAATCCCAGATTTAGCGATCGCAGCCGCAGTCAATTCATTACTATCATGAATAATCTCAAATTGAGTTATCCCCAAAAGATGAATGCTGCACTCCCTGCAAATGAATATTGTGGTGATTTTATTCCTCAAGAAAGCTTAGATTTAGCTACAAGTCCGGTTACAGATGCAGAACTCAAACAAATAGAACTTACAGTGATGACTAATACAGAAATCTACAATGATTACTTTGCTATGTATATCTAG
- a CDS encoding multi-component transcriptional regulator, winged helix family protein has translation MKILIVEDDTNIIEILRVALSEKYYLVEVATDGKKGLEQALATAYDLIVLDVSLSIIDGISICQQLRNQGCCIPILLLTEKDNIAKTITGLDAGADDYVLEPFNLEELLARIRALLRRGMISTTPIIQFGALLLDPRCGQISYQGKILPLTAKEYALLELLLRNSQRIFSQSSLLDHLWSLNEIPSENTVRAHIKSLRSKLRKVGAKADLIETVYGFGYRLNTKELEVGNVQPKIIETEKPIDSIKADEECDDRLLPTTDSAIEQRIKSQLAGVWERYQDKYSDRLAIIKQAVKYLLENRLTEDLRQQAQQQAHTLAGSLGTFGFDNATCLCQNIETILKSTETLGQTQAEQIQMLLLELQKILEQNPTLIPPQSDVQATYLNQEYRLLIVDDDLELAQQVAAEVTIAGIETVVAESISAARLAIAHSRPDVVLLDLCFPQSPEDGFTLLAELTALHPPIPVLVFTSQDSFTERVKVARMGGKGFLQKPVFPSEIMEAIATILQQSNTSSAKLLIVDDDPQILDILHTILQPWGFTLTLLDDPQNFWDTLEEFIPDMLILDLEMPNFSGIDLCQVVRNDPHWSNLPILFLSAHRDTQIVQRVFAAGADDYVTKPIVEPELLARVLCRLERSQIIRKFAEIDALTGITNRRKSAQELTRLLHLAERQNQPFYFAVLDLDRFKYINDQYGHDAGDQVLSQLGKLLKQSFRQEDVVARWGGEEFVIGLYGITQQQVVKRLNHLLDSLRCLEFTTSNQENFTVTISAGVAEYPKDGHDVQTLYRAADAALYQAKAAGRDQIFLSAMN, from the coding sequence GTGAAAATTCTAATAGTAGAAGATGATACAAATATCATTGAAATACTGAGGGTAGCACTTTCAGAGAAATATTATTTGGTGGAGGTAGCTACTGATGGTAAAAAAGGTTTAGAACAGGCTTTAGCCACTGCCTACGATTTAATTGTGCTGGATGTGAGCCTGTCGATAATTGACGGTATAAGTATTTGCCAACAGCTACGTAATCAAGGTTGTTGTATACCAATTTTATTACTAACAGAGAAAGATAATATTGCTAAAACAATTACTGGCTTAGATGCTGGAGCAGATGATTATGTACTTGAGCCATTTAATTTAGAGGAATTATTGGCAAGAATCCGGGCTTTGTTGCGTCGAGGTATGATTAGCACAACACCGATAATTCAATTTGGGGCTTTGCTTCTTGACCCTAGATGCGGTCAAATCAGTTATCAGGGAAAAATTCTGCCCCTGACTGCTAAAGAATATGCTCTGCTAGAACTGTTATTACGCAATAGTCAGCGCATATTCAGCCAAAGCTCCCTGCTAGATCATTTATGGTCTTTGAATGAAATTCCTTCAGAAAATACTGTGAGAGCGCACATTAAAAGTTTGCGTTCTAAACTGAGAAAGGTAGGAGCAAAGGCTGATTTGATTGAAACAGTTTATGGATTTGGTTATCGCCTCAATACCAAAGAGTTAGAAGTTGGTAATGTCCAGCCAAAAATCATAGAGACAGAAAAACCGATAGATAGCATAAAAGCTGATGAGGAATGTGACGATCGCCTATTACCCACAACTGATTCTGCCATAGAACAGCGCATCAAGTCCCAACTTGCTGGAGTGTGGGAGCGTTATCAAGATAAATATAGTGATCGCCTGGCGATTATCAAGCAAGCTGTTAAATACTTACTAGAAAATAGGTTAACTGAAGATTTACGACAACAAGCACAACAACAAGCCCATACTTTAGCCGGTTCTTTAGGGACTTTTGGCTTTGATAATGCGACTTGCTTGTGTCAAAACATAGAAACAATTTTAAAATCAACCGAAACACTCGGTCAAACCCAAGCAGAACAAATACAAATGCTGCTGCTGGAGTTACAAAAAATATTAGAGCAAAATCCGACATTAATTCCGCCACAGTCAGATGTTCAAGCTACTTATCTCAACCAAGAATATCGCCTGTTAATCGTTGATGATGATCTGGAATTAGCGCAACAAGTAGCAGCAGAAGTAACTATTGCTGGAATTGAAACTGTAGTAGCTGAGAGTATCTCTGCGGCTAGGTTAGCGATCGCTCACTCTCGACCAGATGTCGTATTGTTAGATTTATGCTTTCCCCAATCTCCTGAAGATGGCTTTACATTACTCGCAGAACTCACAGCCCTACATCCTCCCATACCTGTATTAGTATTTACATCTCAAGATAGTTTTACAGAACGGGTAAAGGTAGCAAGAATGGGCGGTAAAGGCTTTTTACAAAAGCCTGTTTTTCCATCAGAGATTATGGAAGCGATCGCCACTATTCTGCAACAATCCAATACATCATCAGCCAAATTGTTGATTGTAGATGATGACCCGCAAATACTCGATATTCTACATACAATTTTACAGCCTTGGGGATTTACCCTAACTCTGTTAGATGATCCGCAAAATTTTTGGGATACCTTAGAAGAATTTATTCCCGATATGCTGATTTTAGATTTGGAAATGCCTAACTTCAGTGGCATCGATTTGTGTCAAGTTGTCAGAAATGATCCGCATTGGAGCAATTTACCTATATTATTTTTATCAGCGCATAGAGACACTCAGATAGTGCAGAGAGTGTTTGCGGCTGGTGCTGATGATTATGTTACTAAACCCATTGTCGAACCAGAATTGCTGGCGCGCGTTCTTTGTCGTTTAGAACGCAGCCAAATTATCCGCAAATTTGCAGAGATTGACGCTTTAACGGGAATTACTAATCGACGGAAATCCGCCCAAGAACTAACTCGATTGTTGCATCTTGCAGAACGTCAAAATCAACCATTTTATTTTGCAGTTTTAGACTTAGACCGTTTTAAATATATTAATGACCAATATGGTCACGATGCAGGAGATCAAGTTTTAAGCCAATTGGGAAAACTCTTAAAGCAATCATTCCGCCAGGAAGATGTAGTGGCGCGTTGGGGTGGAGAAGAATTTGTCATTGGATTGTATGGTATTACCCAACAACAGGTAGTGAAACGACTTAATCATTTGTTAGACTCTCTGCGTTGCCTAGAATTTACCACTAGCAATCAAGAAAATTTTACTGTTACCATCAGTGCTGGAGTGGCAGAGTATCCCAAAGATGGCCATGATGTGCAAACGCTGTATCGTGCTGCTGATGCTGCTTTGTACCAAGCTAAAGCCGCCGGGCGTGATCAGATATTTTTGTCCGCAATGAATTAA
- a CDS encoding putative signal peptide protein: MYDNGTLWAYCDNNCHNRSTLLSIDTTVGSPTKGKFIINKGYERPSSMPNINNEGIAIAPNSECASNLKQFFWADDSETNGHALRRGTIPCGRLF, from the coding sequence ATGTATGATAATGGGACTTTATGGGCATATTGCGATAACAATTGTCATAACCGTTCAACTTTATTGTCTATTGATACCACTGTGGGTTCGCCAACGAAAGGCAAATTCATCATTAACAAGGGTTACGAACGCCCAAGTTCAATGCCAAATATTAATAATGAAGGCATCGCTATTGCGCCCAATTCTGAATGTGCCAGCAATTTAAAACAGTTCTTCTGGGCGGATGATTCTGAAACTAATGGTCATGCGCTTCGTCGTGGGACAATTCCTTGTGGACGATTGTTTTAA
- a CDS encoding 4Fe-4S ferredoxin iron-sulfur binding domain-containing protein produces MALINQRIDVPVIVDESKCLEKCTACIEVCPLDVLAKNPETGKAYMKYDECWFCLPCEKECPTNAITVQIPFLLR; encoded by the coding sequence ATGGCTTTAATCAATCAAAGAATAGATGTGCCTGTTATTGTTGATGAATCGAAATGTTTAGAAAAATGCACAGCCTGTATAGAGGTTTGTCCTTTAGATGTGTTGGCTAAAAATCCAGAAACGGGGAAAGCATATATGAAGTATGACGAGTGTTGGTTTTGTCTACCCTGTGAAAAAGAATGTCCAACCAATGCAATTACTGTACAGATTCCCTTTTTATTACGTTAA
- a CDS encoding putative MerR-family transcriptional regulator translates to MSIYNFIGKQYSKTRVPDIRIVNKLIDLLNLPKGGVIADIGAGTGGYSVALANKGFFVHAVEPSVVMQKQAVVHPQVEWFTGYAENLALPDNSVDGVVSILAIHHFSHLEKAFQEMHRVIRDGTIVLLTFDIRLAQKIWLYDYFPFLWEDALRFLPLNELINLIQSNTKRRVEAIPFLLPHDLSDLFAAAAWRRPELYLQPEVRAGISSFALADQDLVEQGVNVLAADLSSGAWNKKYCEIYKLKEVDIGYRFICATSDQ, encoded by the coding sequence ATGTCTATTTATAATTTCATTGGTAAACAATATTCAAAAACTCGCGTTCCTGATATCCGCATTGTTAATAAGTTAATTGATTTACTCAATTTACCAAAAGGTGGCGTTATTGCTGATATTGGTGCTGGTACGGGTGGTTATAGTGTAGCCTTAGCTAATAAAGGATTTTTTGTTCATGCTGTTGAACCTTCTGTAGTGATGCAAAAGCAAGCAGTTGTGCATCCGCAAGTTGAATGGTTTACTGGCTATGCAGAAAATTTAGCTTTACCAGATAACTCTGTTGATGGTGTTGTTAGTATTTTAGCTATTCATCACTTTTCTCATCTCGAAAAAGCATTTCAAGAAATGCACAGAGTTATTAGAGATGGGACAATAGTTTTGCTAACTTTTGATATTAGATTAGCTCAAAAGATATGGCTTTATGATTATTTCCCCTTTTTGTGGGAAGACGCTTTACGATTTTTACCACTTAACGAACTAATTAATTTAATTCAGAGTAATACTAAAAGGCGTGTTGAAGCCATACCTTTTTTGCTACCTCACGACTTGTCAGATTTATTTGCAGCAGCAGCCTGGAGACGACCAGAATTATATCTTCAACCAGAAGTCCGGGCGGGAATATCATCTTTTGCATTAGCTGATCAAGATTTAGTAGAACAAGGAGTAAATGTACTTGCAGCAGATTTAAGTAGCGGAGCATGGAATAAAAAATATTGTGAGATTTACAAGTTGAAAGAGGTTGATATAGGTTATCGTTTTATTTGTGCAACGTCTGATCAATAA
- a CDS encoding response regulator receiver protein, producing MTKRILVIDDEDSVLEIVQISLESAANWDVITASSGSAGIELAVSKQPDAIILDLVMPEMDGVTIFKKLQDNIATSHIPTVLLTAKVHISEQAEFRNLGVAGVIIKPFMPLDLVDNICKILNWT from the coding sequence ATGACAAAACGAATTCTAGTTATTGATGATGAAGATAGCGTGCTGGAAATTGTGCAAATCTCTCTAGAGTCAGCCGCAAATTGGGATGTAATCACAGCATCTTCGGGTAGCGCAGGTATAGAACTTGCTGTATCTAAACAACCGGATGCGATTATACTAGATTTGGTGATGCCAGAAATGGATGGAGTGACCATATTTAAAAAACTCCAAGATAATATTGCAACTAGCCATATTCCTACTGTTTTACTAACAGCAAAAGTCCACATTAGCGAACAAGCAGAATTTCGTAACTTGGGAGTAGCCGGAGTCATCATCAAACCATTTATGCCTTTAGATTTAGTCGATAACATTTGCAAAATTCTCAACTGGACGTAG
- a CDS encoding O-methyltransferase: protein MPYPYNIELPTLVVRAHEQAERLGFPMMPQGRPIGKSAPTTTITPADGALLRALVAGYPAGRICEIGTGAGVSTAWLISGMLPNSSLLSCEINPELAGAAKSFFQEFQFVEIRAGDWSQALNAEEPFDLLFFDANIKEVLIDSDNWSRIASLVRIGGKIIMDDLTPLELWPSEWKDNIDYKREFCLCNPQIAGVEVRTTKNTVSLISTRIY, encoded by the coding sequence ATGCCATATCCGTACAATATAGAACTGCCCACACTTGTAGTTCGCGCTCATGAGCAAGCTGAGCGTCTTGGTTTTCCTATGATGCCGCAAGGTCGTCCAATCGGAAAATCTGCGCCAACAACGACAATTACGCCAGCCGATGGTGCGCTGCTTCGCGCTCTTGTTGCTGGTTATCCAGCAGGAAGAATATGCGAAATTGGTACTGGTGCTGGTGTCAGCACGGCTTGGCTCATCAGTGGTATGTTGCCCAATAGCTCTCTTTTATCCTGCGAAATAAATCCAGAACTAGCTGGTGCTGCTAAGTCTTTTTTTCAGGAGTTTCAGTTTGTTGAGATTCGAGCAGGGGATTGGTCGCAAGCACTGAATGCAGAAGAACCATTTGATCTGCTGTTTTTCGATGCAAATATTAAAGAAGTACTTATAGATTCTGATAATTGGTCACGGATAGCATCTCTAGTTCGGATTGGTGGCAAAATCATTATGGATGACCTTACTCCCTTAGAACTTTGGCCATCAGAGTGGAAAGATAATATAGATTATAAACGAGAGTTTTGCCTCTGTAATCCTCAGATTGCTGGTGTCGAGGTCAGAACAACTAAGAATACTGTATCTTTAATTAGTACCAGAATCTACTAA